One Kitasatospora sp. NBC_01266 genomic window carries:
- a CDS encoding nuclear transport factor 2 family protein: MKSSPRRTLTTLISATAVCAVLGTTAAAAAQPAAQHLPKAVTAWAAAWNGADPQPLGDLFTADSTYTDQGVGVTFHGRQEIAGWKARTDTLIDDVHVTVNATHQDGSHITVEAVYSGHLKGAPKPFAVPMATLLDLGEHHRIASDQDYYSLNSVLTQSGLPTDWTPPTH; this comes from the coding sequence ATGAAGTCCAGCCCGCGCCGCACTCTGACCACCCTGATCAGCGCCACGGCCGTCTGCGCCGTACTAGGCACAACCGCCGCCGCCGCCGCGCAGCCCGCCGCACAGCACCTGCCGAAGGCCGTCACCGCATGGGCCGCCGCCTGGAACGGCGCCGACCCCCAGCCGCTCGGCGACCTGTTCACCGCGGACAGCACCTACACCGACCAGGGCGTGGGCGTCACCTTCCACGGCCGCCAGGAGATCGCCGGCTGGAAGGCCCGCACCGACACCCTCATCGACGACGTCCACGTCACGGTGAACGCCACCCACCAGGACGGTTCCCACATCACCGTCGAAGCCGTCTACTCCGGCCACCTCAAGGGCGCACCCAAGCCGTTCGCCGTGCCGATGGCCACCCTCCTCGACCTCGGCGAGCACCACCGGATCGCCTCCGACCAGGACTACTACAGCCTCAACTCCGTCCTCACCCAGTCCGGCCTGCCCACCGACTGGACCCCGCCCACCCACTGA
- a CDS encoding medium chain dehydrogenase/reductase family protein, with product MSTERRIEVVLPGIVAPEGLQIRESAVPEAGRGQIVVAMEATGVSFAEQQMRRGRYYDQPAFPFVPGYDLVGRVLATGAGVDPALAGQRVAALVKVGGWASHVVVDADDAVRVPEGLTAAEAETVVVNGITAWQMLHRKARVRTGQTVLVHGAGGGVGSVLVQLARAAGVKVIGTASARHHDALRALGVLPVDYRAGDVPTQVRELAPGGVDAVFDHVGGRSVVDSWHLLAPGGTLISYGSASTRDDTGSKQWPVLKILARTWLWNTLPNGRRAHFYNIWAGRPLNKDRFRARLRADLTEVFDAVRRGEVTARIAAQLPLAEAAEALRLAESGTVSGKVVLTP from the coding sequence ATGAGCACCGAACGTCGCATCGAGGTCGTCCTGCCGGGCATCGTGGCGCCGGAGGGCCTGCAGATCCGCGAGAGCGCCGTTCCGGAGGCGGGCCGCGGGCAGATCGTGGTCGCCATGGAGGCGACCGGCGTCTCGTTCGCCGAGCAGCAGATGCGCCGCGGGCGGTACTACGACCAGCCGGCCTTCCCGTTCGTGCCCGGCTACGACCTGGTCGGCCGGGTGCTGGCCACCGGCGCGGGTGTCGACCCGGCGCTGGCCGGGCAGCGGGTGGCCGCACTGGTGAAGGTCGGCGGGTGGGCCAGCCACGTCGTGGTCGACGCCGACGACGCGGTCCGAGTCCCGGAGGGCCTCACGGCGGCGGAGGCCGAGACCGTCGTGGTCAACGGCATCACGGCCTGGCAGATGCTGCACCGCAAGGCCCGGGTGCGCACCGGACAGACCGTCCTGGTGCACGGCGCCGGCGGCGGCGTCGGCTCGGTCCTGGTCCAACTCGCCCGCGCGGCGGGCGTGAAGGTGATCGGCACGGCCTCCGCCCGGCACCACGACGCCCTGCGGGCACTGGGCGTCCTCCCGGTCGACTACCGCGCCGGCGACGTCCCCACCCAGGTCCGCGAACTGGCACCCGGCGGGGTGGACGCCGTCTTCGACCACGTCGGCGGCCGGAGCGTCGTCGACTCCTGGCACCTGCTCGCCCCCGGCGGCACCCTCATCTCCTACGGCAGTGCCTCCACCCGCGACGACACCGGCTCCAAGCAGTGGCCCGTCCTGAAGATCCTCGCCCGCACCTGGCTCTGGAACACCCTGCCCAACGGACGCCGCGCCCACTTCTACAACATCTGGGCCGGCCGCCCGCTGAACAAGGACCGCTTCCGGGCCCGGCTGCGCGCCGACCTCACCGAGGTCTTCGACGCCGTCCGCCGCGGCGAGGTCACGGCCCGCATCGCCGCCCAACTGCCGCTCGCCGAGGCCGCCGAGGCCCTGCGCCTGGCCGAGTCCGGCACCGTCTCCGGCAAGGTCGTCCTGACCCCCTGA
- a CDS encoding TetR/AcrR family transcriptional regulator yields MGESGTRTPRERYRAQVQEEIKRHAWGQIATAGASALSLNAIAKQMGMSGPALYRYFANRDELITELVRDAYRSLADTFAARAEAGTDLGGLADALRRWALDDPQRYFLVYGTPVPGYRAPEDTARIAAEIMAHLLDACAAEHPAPSSALGRALAFWTRLHGVLSLELAGHFTGMGFDPAVLYADEVRALGGQWG; encoded by the coding sequence ATGGGCGAATCGGGTACGAGGACACCGAGGGAGCGCTACCGGGCGCAGGTGCAGGAGGAGATCAAGCGGCACGCCTGGGGGCAGATCGCCACCGCCGGGGCCTCCGCGCTGTCCCTCAACGCCATCGCCAAGCAGATGGGCATGAGCGGGCCGGCCCTCTACCGGTACTTCGCCAACCGCGACGAGCTGATCACCGAGCTGGTCAGGGACGCCTACCGCAGCCTGGCCGACACCTTCGCCGCCCGCGCCGAGGCCGGCACCGACCTCGGCGGCCTGGCGGACGCGCTGCGCCGGTGGGCGCTGGACGATCCCCAGCGGTACTTCCTCGTCTACGGCACCCCCGTACCCGGGTACCGAGCACCTGAGGACACCGCGCGGATCGCCGCCGAGATCATGGCGCACCTGCTCGACGCCTGCGCCGCCGAACACCCGGCCCCGTCATCGGCGCTCGGCCGGGCCCTCGCCTTCTGGACCCGCCTGCACGGCGTCCTCTCGCTCGAACTCGCCGGACACTTCACCGGCATGGGATTCGACCCCGCCGTGCTCTACGCCGACGAGGTGCGAGCACTCGGGGGCCAGTGGGGCTGA